The DNA region CATCGTCGACAACGCCGTCATCCTCCTTCTCCGCCTTCTCGAATGCCTCGCGGTAGGAGCCCTTGATCGGGGCGGCATCCCCCTCCGCGATCTGTGGCAGGCGCTTGTCGTCCTCGTCCTCGACGTCGTCGCGGCCTTCTTCGTAGACCTTGAGGAAACCGTCGAAGATCACGACCTGGCCGGTGGCGCGCAATTCCACCTGGCCGTCAGCGCTGCCCACGGTCACGGTGGTCCGTTCCATCCGCGCGCCCGCCATCTGGGAGGCCAGCGTCCGCTTCCAGATGAGATCGTAGAGCTTGCGCTGGTCCTCGTCGGTGACGCGGAGCTCATCTGGAGCGCGCGACATCTCCGTGGGGCGCACGCATTCATGGGCCTCCTGCGCGTTCTTGGCCTTGTTCTTGTAGGTGCGCGCCTTCTCGGGGACGTAGCTCGCACCGTAGCGATCCTTGATGGCATTCCGGGCATCGGCCACGGCCTCGGGCGCCATGTCGATACCGTCGGTCCGCATGTAGGTGATGTAGCCCGCTTCGTAGAGGCGCTGGGCGAGGTTCATCGTCTGCCGCGCGCCGTAGCCGAACTTGCGGGAGGCCTCTTGCTGGAGCGTGGAGGTCATGAAGGGTGGGGCAGGGTTGCGGCTGGTGGGCTTCGCCTCGACCTGCGTCACCGAGAGCTTGCGCGAGGTGACGGCCTGCACGGCAAGCTCGGCGGCGGCGCGATTCTCGATGTCGAAGCGTTCGAGCTTCTTGCCGCCCAGGGTGACGAGGCGCGCCTCGTAGCTCTGGCCGCGCGGCGTCTCGAGCTGCGCGCGCACGCCCCAGTACTCCACGGGGCGGAAGGCCTCGATCTCCATCTCGCGCTCGACGATGAGGCGCAGGCAGACGGATTGCACGCGGCCCGCTGACTTCGCGCCGGGAAGGCGGCGCCACAGGACGGGCGAGAGCTTGAAGCCCACGAGGTAGTCGAGCGCGCGGCGCGCGAGGTAGGCCTCCACGAGCTCCATGTCGACTTCGCGCGGCTGCTTCATGGCCTCGGTCACGGCCCGCTCGGTGATGGCGTTGAAGACGACGCGTTTGACGGGCGTGTCCTTCTTTAGCGCGCGGCGTTTGCGCAGCGCCTCCTCGAGGTGCCAGGAGATCGCCTCGCCTTCGCGATCGGGGTCGGTCGCGAGGATGAGCTCACCGTCCTCGGCAAGGGCATCGGCGATGGCTTTGACGTGCTTTTTCGAGTCGCTCGCGACCTCCCAAAGCATCTCAAACCCGTTCTCCGGATCCACGGACCCGTCTTTCGGGGGCAGGTCGCGCACGTGGCCGTAGGAGGCAAGGACGGTGAAGTCCTTTCCCAAATACTTGTTGATTGTCTTGGCCTTAGCGGGGGACTCAACGACGACAACGGCCATGCGGGAGGCGCTTTCCTACTGCGAACTACGGTGAGCGGAACATGGTTAGGGCGCGGGGATTGTCAATCGACCATCTGCTGCGGGGGCGCGTCTCAGCTCGATTTCAGCGCGAGAAGCCCGCCCGTTTGCCGCTCGATCTGGCCCTCCATTTCCAGCTCCAGCAGAGCGGAGGAGATCGCCGCGGGCGCGGCGGCGACCGTGCGGATGAGCTGATCCTCGGCGAGGGGGGAGGGTCCGAGTTCTGCGAGGAGCCGCGCGTGGATGGCTGCCGTCTCACGCAGCGGGCGTTTCGGCGCTGGCGGGGGCTCGAGCGGGAGGCGCGGGGCGACAGACGGGACCTCGAGCGCGTCGAGAACGTCGGCGGCATGGCGGACGAGCGTGGCCCCGTCGCGCAGCAGTCGCAGGCAACCTCCGGCGCGGGCATCGAAGGGATGACCGGGCACGGCCATGACTTCTCGCCCGTAATCGAGCGCGATCTCTGCGGTGATGAGTGATCCGGAGCGGGCTGCGGCTTCCACGACGATGAGCGCGCGCGCAATGCCCGCGATGATGCGATTGCGCCGGGGGAAGTGCCTTGCCTGCGGCTGCGTGCCGAAGGGCATCTCCGAGACAACGAGGCCACGCTCGGCGATCTCGCCCAAAAGCTGCGTGTTTTCGGCGGGGTAGGGCACGTCGATCCCGCCAGCGACGACGGCGATGGTGCCCGTGTCGAGGGCGGCGCTGTGTGCTTGCGCGTCCACGCCGCGCGCAAGGCCCGAGACGATGCAGAGGCCCGCAGCGCCCAGATCCGCGCTGAGCCTGCGGGCGGTCCGTGTACCCAGCGAGGAGGCATTGCGCGCGCCGACGAGGCCCACCGGCTGCGCAGCATCAGGATAGAGTGGCCCGCGGGCCCAGAGAAGCGGCGGCGCGTCCGGGACCTCCGCCAAAAGCCTCGGATAGCCCGCCTGACCATGCCAGAGGGCACGCGCGCCCGCCTTCGCGGCCCGCGCCATCTCCGCGCGCGCGACACCTTCGGGGCAGGGCTCGTAGTCCTCGATTCCGGCGGCGCGCGCGACCTCAGGCAGCGCGGCAAAGGCCGCTGCGGGAGACCCGTTTTCCTTGAGCAATCTGTGGAAGGTCGCCGGTCCCACACGGTGGGAGCGCAAGAGGCGGAGACAGATCAGAGCATCTTCTTCCGAGATGGGTGGGATTGGGGGGTGAGCGGAAGAAAATTCCTGTGGTTTCATCCCTGGCTCCGCCAACTTGCATCTTCAGAGCTACGGGATTTGGGTTAACGCAAAGTAAACCCACGCCAGCACGCGGCCAAAAAGATAAGAGTGCCTGAAGAAAACGCGGCAAGTATGAGTATTTCTTGATCCATGGCAGCCTCGGCTCCGCCCCACAAAGCGTAAGCCACGATGCTCGAGATGCCGAATCCTCCGAACCAGAGCGCCCGCACGGGCGCCGCGGCGGTATGGTCGCGCGGTCCTGCGGCCGGGCGCAGGAAGAGCCACAACACCAGCGCGACAAGAACAGCAAGCGCCGCAAGAAAGACAGGAAATGCCAGGCCCTGGACGACGCCAATCGCGGCGCAGGCCGCAAGGGCGCCCCAGGCCGCCCAGGCGGGAAGGCGCGCGACGTCGCGCTCCCAGGCCGCCCATGCAAGCGCGCCGAGGGCAACGAGGGGCGTGTAGATGAGGCAAAGCCGCGCGAACTCGCCGAGGGTCATGTTGAGCGCCTCGGCGCTGTCCCCCGTGGTCCAAAGAGCCCATGTCCCCGCTGCGAGCCCGGCGGGCAAAAGGAGCGCGGGAAGGGCCCAACCGGGCCTGTCCGTCCGCAGGAGGCGCGGCAGGAGCCAGAGGCCCAGCATGACATCCACGGGCGCGTGCCAGGCCAGCGAGGTCCAGACGAAGGAGACCGGCGGGCCCTCGTAGACGGCAGGGACCACGACACCCTCGGTGACCCAGCCGACGATGCCGCCGGCGAGCACCGCCTGCCACCAATGCGTCAGCGTCCGAAGCCGCGCGAGCGCGAGGAAGGCCGCGGCGGGGATGAGATAAAAGCCCCACATGGCAAGAACCTGCCCGGGCCAGCCGGGCGCGAGCGCGGCCTGTGCTGGCCCCTCGTTGACGAAAACGTACTCGGACCAGCCGAGAAGCGCCCCGGCGGTCGCCACCCAGAGCGCGAGAAGCCTCACACCTGGCTGCCACCGACGGTGAGCCCGCCGATCATGAGAGAGGGCTGGCCCACGCCCACCGGCACCCACTGGCCCGCCTTGCCGCAATTGCCGATACCGGGATCGAGGGCGAAGTCATTGCCGATGCCGCGGATATGCTTGAGAGCGGTGGCCCCGTCGCCGATGAGCGTGGCGCCTTTCACCGGCGCGCCCACCTGGCCGTTTTTTACGCGGTAGGCCTCGGTGCAGGAGAAGACGAACTTGCCATTGGTGATATCCACCTGTCCGCCGCCGAAGCCCACGGCGTATATGCCGTCCTTCAGGTCGGCGACCATGGAGGCGGGGTCCGCGTCTCCGGCGAGCATGTAGGTGTTGGTCATGCGCGGCATGGGGATATGGGCATAGCTTTCGCGGCGGCCATTGCCCGTGGGTGCCACGCCCATGAGGCGCGCGTTCTGGCGGTCCTGCATGTAGCTCACGAGCACGCCGTCCTCGATCAGCACGTTCTTTGCGCTGGGCGTGCCTTCGTCGTCGAAGGTGATAGAGCCGCGGCGGTCGGGCATGGTGCCGTCATCGAGCACGGTGACACCCTTGGCCGCCACCTCTTGGCCCATGAGGCCCGCGAAGGCCGACGTGCCCTTGCGGTTGAAATCGCCTTCGAGCCCGTGGCCGACGGCCTCGTGGAGGAGGATGCCGGGCCAGCCGGAGCCGAGGACCACGTCCATCACACCGGCGGGGGCCGCCTCGGCGCGCAGATTGACGAGGGCGATGCGGAGGGCCTCGTCCACCGCGCTTTTCCAATGCGTGGGCTCCAGAAGCCCCGTGAGCCCAAACCGCCCGCCCGCGCCGGAGGTCCCGCTCTCGCGCCGGCCGTCCCCATCCACGATAATCGACACGTTGAGGCGCGCCATCGGGCGGATATCGGCGAAGCGCGCGCCATCGGGGCGGAGGATCTCGACCTCCTGCAGGGAGGCCGACAGCGACGCCGAGACCTGCACCACCCGGGCGTCCAGCCCGCGGGCATAGGCATCGATCTCGCGGAGCGTGTCCACTTTCACCGGAAATTCGGCATCGGCCATGGGATCGGTGTCCGCGTAAAGCTTGGTATTGGTGTGCTGCGGCGCCTCCGCGAGCGTGCCGCCGCCGTCTCCCACGGCGAGGCGTGCGGTGGCGGAAGCCCGTGAGATGGCGGCCTCGGAGATCTCGGAGGCATGGGCATAGCCCGCCGTCTCGCCGCGCACGGCACGCAGGCCGAAGCCCTCTGCAGCGTTGTAATTCGACGTCCGCAGTCGCCCGTCATCGAAGACGAGCGTCTCCGAGCGACGGCGCTCTAGGAAAAGCTCGCCGTCATCAGCGCCATCGGTCGCGGCCTTCAGCTGGGTCAGTGCGCCCGCCTCGGAGAGATGGGTCTCGAACGGGCGAAATGGGGCATGGGACATGGCGGCTCCTAGTGTGACGCTGGGGCAAGGCAAGCGTGTAAGCGCGGTTTTGACGCGGGTCCTGCGTCCTACCGCGCATTGCGAGGTCACCCCGACATATGGTTTGAAGCGCTCGACTGGCAACGGAATACCATCGCGCACAAAAAGCCCAACCCGGGGTACGTGCGCCACGAGGACCACCATGGCACCAAAATCAAAGATCGTCGCCGCCGCGCTCGCCCTGTCCAGCTTGCTGGCCGGGACCGCAGCCACGGCACAAAGTGCACTCGACGGGCTCGAGACCATCGGCAAGCCCGTTCAAGCCGGCACGGGCTTCCAGCCGTCGGCCACCGAGCTTGCACGCGACATCGTCTGGCTCGACTCGATGATCCTTATAATCATCACGTTCATTTCGGTCTTCGTGACGGGGCTGCTGGCCTACTGCGTTTACGCGTTCAATCAGCGCAAGAACAAAACGCCCGCCACGTTCACCCACCACTCCACGCTCGAGGTGGCATGGACGGTGGTGCCGGTCTTCATCCTAGTGTTCATCGGGGCCTTCTCGCTGCCCGTGCTCTTCAAGCAGCAGGTCATCCCCGAGGCCGACGTGACCATCAAGGTCACAGGCTACCAGTGGTACTGGGGCTACGAATACGTCGACCACGACTTCCAGTTCGACAGCTACATGATCGGTACGGGCGAATATAAGCTGACCGACGACGTGCGCGCCGAGCTCCTCGCCGCGGGATACAGTGAGGACGAGTTCCTCCTGGCCACCGATACCGCGGTCGTTGTCCCCGTGGACAAGACCGTGGTCATGCAGGTCACCGGTGCCGACGTCATCCACTCCTGGACGATCCCTGCCTTCGGCGTGAAGCAGGACGCGGTCCCGGGGCGCCTGGCCGAGCTCTGGTTCAAGGCCGAGCAGGAGGGAGTCTATTTCGGGCAGTGTTCGGAGCTTTGCGGCTTCGCCCACGCCTACATGCCCATCACCGTGAAAGTCGTGAGCGAAGAGGCCTACAATGCGTGGCTCGCGGGCGCGATCGACGAATATGCCGGTGATCCCACGACCCTGCCCAGCGTGAAAGTTGCCGCCGCCGAATGACCGACACATCGCTCCATATCGCGACGACCGAACCGGGCGCGCCGGACTACGAGCCGACCTTTGGCGACTATTTCGCGCTGCTGAAGCCCCGCGTCATGTCGCTGGTCGTCTTCACGGCGCTGGTGGGCATCCTCGCGGCGCCCTCTGCGGGCCTTCATCCGGTAGAAGCCTTCGCGGCGCTCCTCTTCATCGCCATCGGGGCAGGCGCCTCGGGCGCGCTCAACATGTGGTGGGACGCCGACATCGACGGGGTCATGACCCGCACCGCCAAGCGCCCGATCCCCTCGGGCCGCGTGACGCCGCGCGATGCGCTCCATCTCGGGCTGGGCCTGTCGCTCCTCAGTGTCATGATGCTCTGGCTGACGACGAACTGGCTGGCCGGCGCGCTCCTGGCGTTCACCATCTTCTTTTACGCCGTGGTCTATTCCATGTGGCTCAAGCGCTCCACGCCGCAGAACATCGTGATCGGTGGCGCGGCCGGGGCTTTCCCCCCGATGATCGGATGGGTGGCTGTGACGGGCTCTGTCTCCGTGGAAGCGGTGCTGATGTTTGCGCTCATCTTCATGTGGACACCGCCGCATTTCTGGGCGCTGGCCCTCTTCATGCGCTCTGACTACGACGATGCGGGCGTCCCGATGCTCACGGTGACCCATGGGCGGCGCGCCACGCGCCAGCATATCCTGGCCTACACGATCCTCCTTGCTGTCCTCGCAATTGTCGCGGCCTTCACGGGCATCGGCGGGCCGGTCTACCTCGCGGTAGCCGTCATCGCCAACGCGATCTTCCTGCGGGATGCCGTGCGCATCTGGCGCCGCGACGAGGCGGATGCGGAGGCTGACAACTTCCGGGTGGAAAAGGCGTTCTTCCGATTCTCGCTTCTTTACCTCTTCCTCCATTTCGGAGCGATCTGGGTCGAAGCCGTGCTGCCCCAAGGAGCCTGGGGAGGGTTCTTCTGATGTCTTTCGAACACGTCACCAGCGACGTCCACGTCAAGCGCCGCAGCCGCAACATCGGCGTGGCCGCCTGCCTCGTGGGCTTCATCGTTCTTCTCTTCGCGCTCACCGCGGTGAAGATCCAGGAAAACGGGGCCAGCCAGGGCTTTGACCACGTGCTGCGGCCCGAACTCCTTCCGGTGGACGGCTCATGAACACCGCGCATCCCGCAAAGACGGCGCTGAAGCTCGCGGGCGTGGCGGCCATGATGCTGGGCCTCGCCTATGCATCCGTACCCTTCTACGACTGGTTCTGCCGTGTGACGGGCTTTGGCGGCGCCACGGGCGTGAGCGAAGTGGCCTCCGACGAGATCCTCGACCAGGAGATCACGATCCGCTTCGATGCCTCCACCGAGGCCGGCATGCCATGGTCCTTCGAGCCCGAAGTGCGCACGACGAAGATCCGGATCGGCGAGACGGGGCTGGCCTTTTACGAGGCGCATAACCCCACGAACCGGCCCATCGCCGGCACCGCTTCCTACAACGTGACGCCCTATCAGGCGGGTGGCTTCTTTTCGAAGATCGACTGCTTCTGCTTCGAAGAGCAGGTGCTCATGCCCGGCGAGACCGTGATGATGCCGGTGACCTACTACGTCGACCCGGAGATCGTGGATGACCGCGAAGGTCAGTACATTCACACGATCACTCTCAGCTACACTTTCTACGAGATCGACCTGCCCGAGGACGCGGAGCAGGCGGCGCTCGAGATCAATGACCAAGGCGCAACGTCGCTCAACTAACGGCTGATCCAGCCAGGGACGGAAACATGGCCCACGCAAAAAACCACGACTATCACATCCTGCCGCCCTCCATCTGGCCCTTCGTTGGCGGGGTGGGTGCCTTTGTCATGCTCTTCGGCGCGGTGCTGTGGATGCATGGCAGCGGGCCCTGGATGTTCCTCATGGGCCTCGTGGCCGTGCTCTACACCATGTACGCGTGGTGGGCAGAGACCGTGGCCGAAAACCACGTGGGTGATCACACGCCGGTGGTCCTCATCGGGCTGCGTTACGGCTTCATCATGTTCATCATGTCCGAGATCATGTTCTTCGCGGCATGGTTCTGGGGCTTCTTCAAGAACGCGCTCTACCCGATGGGCCCACTGTCGCCCGCCGTCGATGGCGTCTGGCCGCCCGTGGGCATCGAGACCTTCGACCCCTGGCACCTGCCGCTCATCAACACGCTGATCCTGCTCTGCTCGGGCTGCGCGGCCACCTGGGCGCACCATGCGCTCGTGCACGGCAACGTGCGCAAGGACATCAAGGACGGGCTCCTCATCGCCGTGGGCCTCGGGCTCCTCTTCACGGTCTTCCAGGTCTATGAGTACACCCATGCCTCCTTCGGGTTCGGCAAGGGCTGCGAGGTCTACTGCTCGAACTTCATCCTGCCGACGATGTTTCACGGCATCCACGTGGTGATCGGGACGATCTTCCTCTTCGTGTGCTACCTGCGGGTGCGGGCGGGGCATTTCTCACCAGAGAACCACATGGGGTTCGAGGCGGCGGCCTGGTACTGGCACTTTGTCGACGTCGTGTGGCTCTTCCTCTTCGCGGCGATCTACATCTGGGGCTCGTGACCTCAGCCCGTCCATCGAAGTCTTGAGAGAATGCGTGCCTCCGGCGGCCCTCCGGGGGAGGTACGGGGCACAAAGAAGGGGTGGGTCCGGCTCACCCCTTTTCCTTTGGGAGCGTGCGATGCGCAGTATCTTCTTGGCAGTCATCGGGCTCGGCGGAACGGCCGTGCTGCTCTGGCTCGGCCTGTGGCAGGTCGAGCGCCTGGCCTGGAAAGAGGGCGTGCTTGCGGAGATCGAGGCGAGCATCGCGGCTGACCCGGTGGCCTTGCCAGCCGCGCCCGTGCCCGAGACAGACCGCTACCGCGCCGTGGCGTCCTCCGGCGTCCTCGGGGAGGAGGAGCTGCACGTGCTCGTTTCTGCAAAGGGCTTCGGGGCAGGGTACCGCGTGATCCGGGCGCTGGAGACCGGCGAGCGGCGGGTGATGGTCGATCTCGGGATCATCGCGACCGAAGCCAAGGACACGCACCGCCCGGGCGGGGCACGCATGGTGGCCGGCAACCTGCACTGGCCGGACGAGGTGGACGGCTTCACGCCCGAGCGCGACCGCGCGGCTGGGATCTGGTTTGCTCGCGACGTGGGCGAGATGGCCGCGGCGCTCGGCACCGAGCCCGTGCTCATCATCGCGCAATCCGTGACCCCGCCACTCGAGGGCGTGCGGCCCTTTCCCGTCGATACGAGCGGTATCCCCAACGACCACCTGGGCTATGCTGTCACATGGTTCGGCATGGCTGCCGTATGGGTTGGAATGAGCGGGCTTTTCCTCTACCGCGGACGCCGCAAGACTGCCTGAGGCCCGACACCCATGCGCTACATCTCTACCCGCGGCAACGCGCCGGAGCTCACCTTCGAGGAGGCCATGCTCACCGGGCTGGCCCGCGACGGGGGGCTCTACGTGCCCGCCAAAATCCCGCAGATGTCCAAGCCCGACATCGCCGCGCTGGCGGGCCTCCCCTACGAGGAGGTGGCCTACCGCGTGATGCGGCCTTTCGTGGGCGAGAGCTTTTCAGACGACGAATTCCGCGGCGCGATCGACCGCGCCTATGCGGGCTTCGGGCATGCTGCCCGCGCGCCCCTGGTGCAGCTCGGGCCCAACCACCACCTCCTGGAGCTCTTCCACGGGCCTACGCTGGCGTTCAAGGATTTCGCCATGCAGCTTATCGGGCAGCTCTTCCAGATCGCGCTCTCTCGGCGAGGAGAGAAGGTGACGATCGTGGGCGCGACCAGCGGGGATACCGGCTCTGCCGCCATCGAGGCCTTCCGCGGGCTCGACGCGGCCGATGTCTTCATCCTCTACCCCCATGGACGCGTGAGCGAGGTGCAGCGCCGGCAGATGACGACGCCCACGGAGGCCAATGTCCACGCGCTCGCGCTCCACGGCACGTTCGACGATTGCCAGGCCAAGCTGAAGGACATGTTCAACGACTTCGCCTTCCGCGACGAGGTGCGGCTGGCGGGCGTCAACTCGATCAACTGGGCGCGGGTGTTGGCGCAGGTCGTCTACTATTTCACCGCCGCGACCGCGCTCGGCGCGCCGGACCGCGAGGTGAGCTTTACCGTCCCCACCGGCAATTTCGGGGATATCTTCGCAGGCTACATCGCCAAGCGCATGGGGCTCCCGATCAAGCGTCTCGTGGTGGCCACCAATCGCAACGATATCCTCCACCGGGCGCTCTCGACGGGCGATTACGTCACAGGCGAGGTGCACCCGACGATCACGCCGTCGATGGATATCCAGGTGTCTTCCAATTTCGAGCGGGCGCTCTTTGATGCATATGACCGGGACGGTGCCGCCGTGGCGCAGCTCATGGCCGAGCTGAAAGGCGGCGGCTTCCACATCTCGCAAGGTGCCCTCGAAGGGCTGCGGGATCATTTTTCGTCAGGACGCTCCGACGAGCACGAAACGGCGGCCACGATCACGCTGGCGCGGGACACGATGGGCGAGCTGCTCTGCCCCCATTCCGCGGTGGGCGTGAAGGTGGCCGAGGAGCAACTGGGCGCCGACTTTGACGGTGGACCCATGGTCACGCTCGCCACGGCCCACCCGGCGAAATTCCCGGACGCCGTGGAGGCCGCCACCGGTTTTCGCCCCCCCTTGCCCCCGCGCATGGCCGACCTGTATGACCGGCCCGAGCGGGTGACCGAGGCCGAGAATGACCTCACCGCACTGGAAACACTCATCAGGGACCGCCGCGCTTGACCCTTGAGACCCACACCCTGCCCAACGGCTTTCGCATCGTCACCGAGCACATGGAGGGCCTCAAGAGCGCGTCCATCGGCGTCTGGGTGAATGCGGGCGGGCGCCACGAGCGCGCCGAGCAGAACGGTATCGCTCATTTCCTCGAGCACATGGCCTTCAAGGGCACGGAACGGCGCACCGCGCTCCAGATCGCCGAGGCCATCGAGGATGTGGGCGGCTACATCAACGCCTATACGAGCCGGGAGACGACGGCCTATTACGCCCGCGTCCTGGAAAACGACGTGCCGCTGGCGCTCGACGTGATCTCCGACATCGTGCTCAATCCGGTCTTCGATAATCGCGAGATCGAGGTGGAACGCGGCGTGATCCTGCAGGAGATCGGGCAGGCGCTCGACACGCCTGACGATGTGATCTTCGACTGGCTCCAGGAGGAGGCCTATCCAAACCAGCCCATCGGGCGCACCATCCTCGGCCCCTCCGAACGTGTGCGCGCGTTCGAACGGTCCGATCTCAGCACCTTCGTGCGCGAGCACTACGCGCCGGGCCAGATGATCCTCGCCGCCGCGGGCGCGGTGGATCATGAGGCCATCGTGCGGGAGGCTGAAAAGATCTTCGGCCACCTCGAGGCCCGCGCGCCCCTCGAGATCGAGAAGGCGAGCTTTGGCGGCGGTGCCCGGTTCGTGGACAAGGGCCTCGAGCAGGTGCATTTCACGCTGGCCTTCGAGGGGCCCGACTACCGAGACCCGGCGATCTACACGTCGCAGATCTTTTCCACGGCCTTTGGCGGCGGCATGTCCTCGCGTCTCTTCCAGGAGGTGCGGGAAAAGCGCGGGCTCTGCTATACGATCTTCGCCCAGGCGGGCGCCTATGCCGATACCGGCCTGACCACGCTTTATGCCGGCACGAGCGCCGAGCAACTGGGAGGGCTGGCCGAGATCACCATGGACGAGCTCAAGCGCGCGGCCGATGACATGACCGCCGCCGAGGTGGCCCGCGCCCGCGCACAGATGAAGGC from Pseudomonadota bacterium includes:
- a CDS encoding pitrilysin family protein, yielding MTLETHTLPNGFRIVTEHMEGLKSASIGVWVNAGGRHERAEQNGIAHFLEHMAFKGTERRTALQIAEAIEDVGGYINAYTSRETTAYYARVLENDVPLALDVISDIVLNPVFDNREIEVERGVILQEIGQALDTPDDVIFDWLQEEAYPNQPIGRTILGPSERVRAFERSDLSTFVREHYAPGQMILAAAGAVDHEAIVREAEKIFGHLEARAPLEIEKASFGGGARFVDKGLEQVHFTLAFEGPDYRDPAIYTSQIFSTAFGGGMSSRLFQEVREKRGLCYTIFAQAGAYADTGLTTLYAGTSAEQLGGLAEITMDELKRAADDMTAAEVARARAQMKAGMLMGLESPSSRAERLARMMAIWGRVPALDEMIQSIDSVTTGDIRDFATKMAEEKRMAMAVYGPLKNVPSLETLQERLAA